In Huiozyma naganishii CBS 8797 chromosome 5, complete genome, the genomic window ACTGATCAGCAGGACGCAGAGCAGCTTTATCCAGTAAACCCTGGGAACAAACATAGCCCTTGGGAAATTCTAAGCGATTGTAGAGGTGGTAAAATGGCACCAAAGTTTAGCATGCAAGCAAAGTGCGCTCTCTCTGGATCCAACAGTACTCCTCATCAACTGGTGAACGCATCGCGCTGTCTCTTCTGCATCAGGACCAGCAAGTGAGTACCAAGCCCTAAATTAGGATTTAGGGCTTGAAAAAGGTGTCCGAATTCGATAAAACTTCCCAATCCGGTAATTTAACAACACACTGTGCCCTTTTGGGAAAGAGTGGGCTCAATCGGGAAATAGTGCAATATGGAGCACCGAGGAGTGGGTACCAGAGCAGAGTATAGTTGGACCGTCAGTAGAGTTGTAGTCGgaggtgtgtgtgtgtctgtgttgCTAGTGGGGATAGGTAGACGCGCACGGATTAGCAGAAAAACAGGTGTTAATTCCTGTGGTAGGCGATGGCAGAGATAGGAGACAGCGGGATTTCAGGGCACGAGAAGGGCGGTTCGTTATCAAGCAAAGTGGAAACCACGAGGCCGCTGTACCGTTCCGTATTCCACAATAGTACAGTTGCTGCTGCCAAAGTTGTGGGGCACAAACAGGGGAAACGGTTTGTCTCGCCGACGGACCGGTTAATGTCCCCCTGTtcgaagaagttgaaccaGTACAAGCAGAAAGTAATGCTCACCAAATCGAAGCCAACGAAATTGCAATTCAACACAAAGGAGGGGTCAGATAAAGAGCCCAGCTCGTTAAGTAAATAGGTGTCTAATCAAATCCTCTAACGATACGTAACTCGCTAGTAAATTCTCGATCTCTGCGTCGTCCGATACTCCTGCCATCTGGAAAAGTGTCATGAGGATTGTTTTCACGGCATAATCCTCATCCACGGTCAGGTCGGACTCTGGTGTTTCCTCCGTGAGGAGATCTACTTGCCATGAGAGTAACGCTTTGTTGTTCTGGGAGAATCGTTGTCTGTTCTGAGTGGTCCGTTGAGTGACGAAGACTTTACTGGAGGTTTCCCGTCCAAACTGGAGAAATGCGCACGACAGTAACTGTTCCCAATAGCATAGTGGGTAAACGAGTGTGTCTATCTCCAGATTCACTCCAGCAACGGTGCTAGACATGATTTCCCCttgcaatttttgaagcaaCTGCTCCAGCTTTGAGATAATCAGAGAGTCACGGCGGTCAATTTGGTTATCACCGGTTATCCCGTCTACATCCTCCCAAAGCCGTTTTCGACTGATAGAGACAACCAAGATACGGTTTCTGCCACAGGTAAATGTTCGTCTTTGTGTGATCTCCATTGCCTTCTTCGTTATATAGAGATCCCTTCGGCGGTTACTGAGCTTTATATAAAACAATATAATCAccgtatatatatacggTGATTATattgttttatttgttgtttGAGCAAGATGGCGCTGTGACATCGGATTGAGCTGCACATAGGTTTTGGTTTACTCCACCGAGATCTTGGGGAGTATACGAGTATATATTTGCTGCGGCGTGCTAGTATACCGAGAAATAAGTTGTGGAGGGGTCGTTTTAAACAAGCCACGGACCTAGAAAAGACTGTCCAGTcacaaaaaagaatgatGCATTGATAAGAGCGTCTGTATTGTGTGATGCGTTTATTGGTGTTAGACGAGCCCTCTGCCCAGCTCCGACAGCGATGTACCGTTTTGTAGTGACACTAGCTCACTGACGCGTCTTTTATTGAACATAAAAAATAACGTGAAAGATAAAGGCAATGGCCCTGATGTAAACAATGTACAAGTGCTGTGAGCAAACAGGTACCCGGCACTCCCACGGATTGGTCAATGAATTCAGAGACGTTTAAGCATCTCAACATTTTGGTCATTGATACCGCTGGCTCTGGAAACGGTGAACGAGTGAAGAAATTGCTGCAAGAGAATGGTGTCAACAACTGCTATACATGGAGATCAAATGGTTCCAGCACCACTGGAGACTCGGCTAAGCAGTTTTTCAAGACGGAATGGGGCAGTAAAGATCTACATTTTGTCGTGAGTGACACTACAAATTTCCCCTTTTATAGGTGCGCTGCATTCGACTATATGATACCCGTGGTGACACCAGATTGGGTCAGacattctttgaacagcaagaaactggcaaaGACTGTCCTGTACTCTCCTGACGCGCGGCACTTCCTCAAGGACTCCGTAATCTGTCTACCGAGGAAGAATTTTAAATACACAGAGTACCTGTTATATTCTGAATTGATCATTTGCATGGGGGGCAGTCACTCAGAGGTTCTGAGTAGCAAAACGACACATTACATATGCAAGACTAAAGATGACCCTATAATGAGCAAAATTGCGGACTACATCAACAGTAAGCCAGAcgagaggaaaaaatggaacttcaaagttgtCTACCCGATGTGGATCATCCATTGTTTCAAAAAGGGCCAGTTGGTTGACAACATTAGTAACATCTCCTGTATCAACGCCAACGAACACTacgatgaagatgagaGGTGCCAGGACATATGGGATGAAGTCCTGGGCATCCCGTTCCAAGAACCAAAGCGATTTTTACAAGGTCATGAATTCATCATCGACATTGATCTAGCCCTGGCTAGAGGACCGTACACTTTCCTTTTACAGTACGTAGAAAACTGTTCTGGCAGTATAAAGCACCATTTGAATTCCGACGAAATCACAAGCAACGTCACTGCGGATTGTTTTATTGCACAGTCCGAAAAGACTTCAGAGTGTCAAACTAGCAGACGGACCACGCTGATGTGTGGTAACCTGATATGGTTGTTT contains:
- the SPO12 gene encoding Spo12p (similar to Saccharomyces cerevisiae BNS1 (YGR230W) and SPO12 (YHR152W); ancestral locus Anc_5.99), whose amino-acid sequence is MAEIGDSGISGHEKGGSLSSKVETTRPLYRSVFHNSTVAAAKVVGHKQGKRFVSPTDRLMSPCSKKLNQYKQKVMLTKSKPTKLQFNTKEGSDKEPSSLSK
- the SPO16 gene encoding Spo16p (similar to Saccharomyces cerevisiae SPO16 (YHR153C); ancestral locus Anc_5.95), with protein sequence MEITQRRTFTCGRNRILVVSISRKRLWEDVDGITGDNQIDRRDSLIISKLEQLLQKLQGEIMSSTVAGVNLEIDTLVYPLCYWEQLLSCAFLQFGRETSSKVFVTQRTTQNRQRFSQNNKALLSWQVDLLTEETPESDLTVDEDYAVKTILMTLFQMAGVSDDAEIENLLASYVSLEDLIRHLFT